One part of the Anopheles coustani chromosome 2, idAnoCousDA_361_x.2, whole genome shotgun sequence genome encodes these proteins:
- the LOC131262647 gene encoding cyclic AMP-dependent transcription factor ATF-6 alpha: protein MDTSFGGNAIYDLSLEQGYLSSAMYGSGPLCAGFGEYEANDLLLDPEPSVCNTINELSMETFGCAQYGEFINPDDFLNDVLKSEPESCDTSPSSRDTPSPSGSQQSCESLPSSGGFDGCHVVPMHLESPPISPEASISPTDNRCSGSSPSPSVTTGSHTVSTTSTALGSLRRVKATPKSSMSNKTITKKTIVLSAKDYKALLANMKQQPSNNTILLKATPTNKLPIMPTANGFKATSFVTSKQDNPPVLPKPQTTTPSMNGTHKSKESPTITGDISSPSVSPLTVPMILASGVNISEQTIDEKLLKKHQRMIKNRQSAIMSRVKKKEYVTSLEDRIQALTNENEQLRVENANLLERLKVGCSCVAGSLLIGSSSAKHVTPTARKNVAIVLAMLFMVSLNFYPIGNLLMNNERVGFDDDTSHGESVHHSRGLLWINETTIPTGSERTSYHLNITALDELTKKDSAPLFPSIECPFYVNQTENIRLASELRRWIGENGYKNLTDGKGEADLSIDTFDKMFRLKDAIDSMYRQMKDISVQMKSFERRQKKVAALSEKQKLRKLKHTASGQREMTPYQGRLHKQHDLDLYYPSVNMKYAEFFEEIGRRDDTFYLVSFSEEHLLLPALAYNKTNRPRMSLMLPTVAAPGGTMGNGTNRTDKITLMQIDCEVMNTSVIQIREKMIPGDLRPHGGGETSKGRANAFGGDRNTTTTNPPTGPSNQTNDNANRRTDRKGRMVRDLRSNLSSTPARINRKEPAVHHQHAPSRPFFVERMNEHLKSEHHVN, encoded by the exons ATGGACACATCCTTTGGAG GCAATGCCATATACGATCTTTCCCTTGAGCAAGGGTACCTTTCCTCTGCAATGTACGGAAGCGGACCCCTCTGTGCTGGCTTCGGCGAGTACGAAGCGAATGACCTCCTGCTGGACCCGGAACCTAGTGTGTGCAATACGATCAACGAACTTTCTATGGAAACCTTTGGATGTGCGCAGTATGGAGAGTTTATAAATCCGGATGATTTCTTAAATGACGTGCTCAAATCGGAACCGGAATCATGTGACACATCACCGTCGAGCCGGGATACGCCGTCACCTTCCGGCAGTCAACAGAGTTGCGAATCGTTGCCATCTTCCGGTGGATTCGATGGGTGCCACGTGGTGCCAATGCATTTGGAAAGTCCTCCCATATCCCCAGAAGCTTCAATCAGCCCCACGGATAATCGGTGTTCAGGATCATCGCCATCACCCTCCGTGACGACCGGATCACACACCGTATCAACTACCAGCACTGCATTGGGTAGCTTACGCAGGGTCAAAGCAACCCCAAAAAGCAGCATGTCTAACAAAACTATCACCAAGAAAACAATTGTTCTGTCCGCAAAGGACTACAAAGCATTGCTAGCGAACATGAAACAACAACCTTCAAACAACACCATCCTGCTAAAGGCAACTCCGACGAACAAGCTTCCAATAATGCCAACAGCGAATGGATTTAAGGCTACAAGTTTCGTCACTTCTAAGCAGGACAATCCTCCCGTTTTACCAAAACCGCAGACAACAACTCCCTCGATGAATGGAACTCACAAGAGCAAGGAGAGCCCAACAATCACTGGAGATATTTCCTCGCCAAGTGTAAGTCCTTTAACCGTTCCCATGATTTTGGCATCAGGTGTAAATATCTCCGAGCAGACGATCGACGAAAAATTGCTCAAGAAACACCAGCGTATGATCAAGAACCGTCAATCCGCCATAATGTCTCGGGTAAAGAAAAAGGAGTATGTGACATCCCTGGAGGATCGCATACAGGCGCTTACTAACGAGAACGAGCAGCTAAGAGTG GAAAACGCTAATctcttggaaagactgaaggTTGGTTGTTCCTGTGTAGCCGGCAGTCTTCTTATTGGAAGCTCGTCTGCAAAGCATGTGACCCCAACAGCTCGCAAAAATGTTGCCATTGTGTTGGCGATGTTGTTTATggtttcgttgaatttttatcCAATTGG aAACTTGTTAATGAACAATGAACGAGTTGGATTTGACGACGATACGTCCCATGGGGAATCGGTACATCATTCTCGTGGTCTCCTGTGGATTAACGAAACCACGATACCGACTGGGTCCGAGCGCACATCATACCACCTCAACATCACCGCGCTGGACGAACTAACGAAAAAGGATTCGGCCCCATTGTTTCCCTCTATAGAGTGTCCGTTTTACGTGAACCAAACGGAAAACATACGCCTCGCTAGTGAACTTCGTCGGTGGATCGGAGAGAACGGGTATAAGAACCTTACCGACGGCAAGGGCGAGGCGGACCTTAGCATCGATACGTTCGATAAAATGTTCCGCCTAAAGGACGCGATCGATTCCATGTACCGGCAGATGAAGGACATCAGCGTGCAGATGAAATCGTTCGAGCGGCGGCAGAAAAAAGTGGCGGCTCTCTCGGAAAAGCAAAAACTTCGAAAGCTAAAGCACACTGCGTCCGGGCAACGCGAAATGACCCCGTACCAAGGACGGTTACACAAGCAGCACGATCTGGACCTTTACTACCCAAGCGTCAACATGAAGTATGCGGAGTTTTTCGAAGAAATTGGCCGGCGAGACGATACCTTTTACCTGGTTTCGTTCAGCGAGGAACATTTGTTACTACCCGCCTTAGCGTACAATAAAACGAACCGTCCACGGATGTCACTGATGCTGCCGACCGTTGCGGCCCCGGGTGGAACGATGGGCAATGGGACAAATCGAACGGACAAGATCACTCTCATGCAGATCGACTGCGAAGTGATGAACACGTCCGTCATTCAGATAAGGGAGAAAATGATTCCGGGTGATTTGCGACCGCACGGCGGAGGGGAAACATCAAAGGGAAGGGCAAATGCTTTTGGTGGTGATCGAAACACAACGACCACAAATCCCCCAACTGGGCCTTCCAATCAGACGAACGATAACGCGAATCGTCGGACGGATCGTAAAGGAAGGATGGTTCGCGATCTGCGCAGTAACTTATCCTCAACACCGGCAAGAATTAACCGAAAAGAACCAGCCGTACATCATCAACATGCCCCAAGTAgacctttttttgttgagcGCATGAATGAACACCTGAAAAGCGAACATCATGTAAATTGA
- the LOC131262041 gene encoding stress-activated map kinase-interacting protein 1 — protein MATYNNAHWLLSHIRNSFISTDDTGVSETVMVMEDIPQQFARKQRQTVALLRAKDAIEGSKIEPKPGPSSRRPGAASRNAAYRRRWHPEERFGVNYQFFYSYPGLDDTDEEDGDALAQSYEIQMDQEAGGFHRQRSNTAQKLEKLEIARRKAARIKCVKMDDHAALAARGTSTDDPLFERRPVPRTAAIPAHADLLSSMLSEQMNALPNLPQNQFLQYAKFDGTGHTEMPTRSFKIFLSMLPEEQRAFPLPVRVHATAKIQEFIGLICYKCTVAYPDTVLRSVDNYALYMTEEDGEVDMDFPPLDLNEPCSKFRFTHLALAERRVSGSASHTPLPTSASGHSLRFAGFSTERRTSLTAATTITTPTGPTTTMATARPASATFGTTIASAGELSTAQRISNQQREDLDRIKGHTSKIEAPLYRSFQVYVIQKSRLKTEVQLGISGDRFEIDPTPQKASKFWNRQKPAYHTMDSVAACSIIDRKAAKALVRLVYCASGIVSPGVGGSMSGGPMEAPVSFKHYDIETDPGTAEQIVEKVNNILEVRLSPVRREYMRRRGTLRPPNSA, from the coding sequence ATGGCGACCTACAACAATGCTCACTGGTTGCTGTCGCACATACGGAATTCCTTCATCTCTACCGACGACACGGGCGTCAGCGAaacggtgatggtgatggaggACATACCGCAGCAGTTCGCTAGGAAACAACGTCAAACCGTGGCTCTACTGCGAGCGAAAGATGCTATCGAGGGTTCCAAAATAGAACCCAAACCGGGACCATCATCGAGAAGACCAGGAGCGGCATCGAGAAACGCAGCGTATCGCCGACGGTGGCACCCGGAGGAACGGTTTGGGGTCAATTATCAGTTCTTCTACTCGTACCCCGGACTGGACGATACGGACGAGGAGGATGGCGATGCGCTTGCCCAATCGTACGAGATCCAGATGGATCAGGAGGCCGGTGGTTTCCATAGGCAGCGTTCGAATACAGCGCAAAAGCTAGAAAAGTTAGAAATCGCTCGGCGAAAGGCGGCACGAATAAAGTGCGTGAAAATGGACGATCATGCGGCACTGGCAGCGCGTGGTACGAGCACTGACGATCCCCTATTCGAGCGGCGCCCGGTTCCACGGACAGCGGCAATTCCGGCCCATGCCGACCTCCTATCCTCGATGTTGAGCGAACAGATGAATGCTCTTCCGAATTTGCCACAGAATCAATTCCTCCAGTACGCGAAGTTTGATGGCACGGGTCATACCGAAATGCCAACGCGTTCGTTTAAAATATTCCTCTCCATGCTCCCCGAGGAGCAGCGTGCCTTTCCATTGCCAGTACGCGTACACGCCACTGCCAAGATACAGGAGTTTATAGGGCTGATTTGCTACAAGTGTACCGTGGCGTACCCGGATACGGTGCTACGATCCGTGGACAACTACGCGCTCTACATGACCGAGGAGGACGGCGAGGTGGACATGGATTTTCCTCCACTCGATCTCAACGAACCGTGTTCGAAGTTCCGGTTTACTCATCTTGCGCTCGCCGAACGACGTGTTTCCGGTAGTGCAAGTCACACACCACTGCCAACATCCGCCAGTGGCCATTCGTTGCGATTCGCCGGGTTTAGCACGGAACGGAGGACAAGTTTAACGGCCGCTACTACAATCACGACCCCGACCGGCCCAACGACGACAATGGCAACCGCGCGACCGGCTAGTGCCACGTTTGGAACGACCATTGCATCGGCCGGTGAACTTAGCACCGCGCAGCGCATAAGCAATCAGCAGCGGGAAGATCTCGATCGCATCAAAGGGCACACGTCGAAAATTGAGGCGCCGCTTTACCGCTCGTTTCAGGTGTACGTCATACAAAAGTCGCGCTTGAAGACCGAAGTGCAGCTGGGCATTTCGGGCGATCGGTTCGAGATTGATCCGACGCCGCAGAAGGCGAGCAAATTTTGGAACCGGCAAAAACCCGCCTACCATACGATGGACTCGGTGGCCGCCTGCTCGATCATCGATCGTAAAGCCGCGAAAGCGCTCGTCCGGCTGGTGTACTGCGCGTCCGGAATCGTGAGTCCCGGAGTTGGTGGCAGCATGTCGGGAGGCCCTATGGAGGCACCCGTTTCTTTCAAACACTACGATATCGAAACGGACCCGGGCACGGCGGAGCAAATTGTCGAGAAAGTGAACAATATTCTCGAGGTTAGGTTAAGTCCGGTGCGGCGCGAATACATGCGAAGACGGGGAACCCTAAGACCACCCAACAGTGCGTAG